One window of the Phormidium ambiguum IAM M-71 genome contains the following:
- a CDS encoding Ig-like domain-containing protein yields MSTITQITNNTLSENFLAISGENIIWSPFNSDPYSTDFFLYNITTGITTQITSDTPSSAQRYISGNKIVLNGFDSSARFAVFLYDIPTATTTQISTSWGLQPSISGDKVVWEGYISDGGYEIVLYDIPTATTTQITSNPIEVFRPLISGDKVVWTTEFNSNGFNELFLYDISTATTTQITNTYQWFNFNPAVSENHAVWESYDGYDTEIVLYDFSTGTISNITNNATYDSGAAISGNNVVWVGSDGYDSEIFHYNILTGTTTQITNNTINDYSPVISGNNLVWLGYANGDDAEIYFTTLLPSTTPSTNTAPTVTPVTQTLTDTAVTDTFTAFTGILFATDPEGQTLTYNIAGSSAGTQPNTVIKTGTYGILTLDTNTGAYTYNPNNTAINALIGNAADIFTISATDSESASSTADFTINLVGANDRPTATGESVTTNANTPVIVNLADNLADIDLNGLTGATLTVTGTSNGTTSINQNDQLVTFTPTTGFSGTASFTYTVTDAGGLTSNEATVLIDTGINQIPNAVGGNAAIWGNKIVWDNGDDIYLYDISTETTTNISNNGSGIIDRIPSISENNIVWQQIVGSSDGEIIRYDITTGTTTQITNNSTNEFSPKISGNKVVWSGYINQNYGPVIFLHDITTGTTTNINNDLLSDYNPAISGNNVVWESIGVGDDDDIFHYNILTGTTTQISDNPWDDYQPSISGNYAVWVSNDTSDRVIGEAIDGEIFLHNFTTGTTTKITNNTTGDFNPSISGNNVVWAGSSDGSNSVIFHYNILTGTTTQIINSTTSSISNPAISGNNLVWEAYDGYNSKIHFITLPTTTNSAPTLTSITQTLTDTAFTDTFAALTGNLAATDPEGQTLTYNIAGSSAGTQPNTVIKTGTYGILTLDTNTGAYTYNPNNTAINALIGNAADIFTISATDSESASSTADFTINLVGANDRPTAIGESVTTNANTPVIVNLADNLADIDLNGLTGATLTVTGTSNGTTSINQNDRLVTFTPTTGFSGNASFTYTVTDAGGLTSSAATVSILVEQAIAGNIINGTAARDRLNGTIGADIISGFDGNDNIAAQEGNDIVYGGNGGDIIDGEEGNDTLYGGAGNDRIEGSDDNDILFGEAGNDTLYGDTGNDTLIGGAGSDQLTGGNGSDIFVLVNGAGTDTIRDFRLAQGDKIGLAGGLTFNDLSFSGSQIRFGAEILATLTGINTPTLTATNFVLV; encoded by the coding sequence ATGTCCACAATCACCCAAATTACCAATAACACCTTAAGTGAGAATTTTCTCGCCATCTCAGGAGAGAATATCATTTGGAGTCCATTCAACTCCGATCCGTACAGCACTGACTTTTTTCTCTATAACATCACAACAGGGATTACAACCCAAATCACTAGCGATACTCCAAGCTCCGCTCAGCGCTATATCTCAGGGAATAAGATTGTCTTGAATGGCTTCGACAGTAGCGCCAGGTTTGCTGTTTTTCTCTACGACATCCCGACGGCAACCACAACCCAAATCAGCACATCTTGGGGGCTTCAGCCCAGCATCTCAGGTGATAAAGTCGTTTGGGAAGGCTATATCTCTGACGGTGGTTATGAAATAGTTCTCTACGACATCCCGACGGCAACCACAACCCAAATCACCAGTAACCCCATTGAAGTATTTCGGCCTTTAATTTCAGGTGATAAGGTTGTTTGGACAACCGAATTCAATAGTAACGGGTTTAATGAATTATTTTTATACGACATTTCAACGGCAACCACAACCCAAATCACTAACACTTATCAATGGTTTAACTTTAACCCTGCCGTTTCAGAGAATCATGCTGTCTGGGAAAGCTATGACGGATATGACACAGAAATTGTTCTCTACGACTTCTCAACAGGAACCATAAGCAATATCACCAATAACGCCACTTATGACAGTGGTGCCGCCATCTCAGGGAATAATGTCGTCTGGGTAGGCTCTGACGGTTATGACTCAGAAATTTTTCATTACAACATTCTGACAGGAACCACAACCCAAATCACCAATAACACCATTAATGATTATAGCCCCGTTATCTCAGGGAATAATCTCGTTTGGTTAGGATACGCTAACGGAGATGACGCAGAAATTTATTTCACCACGCTACTACCCAGCACCACACCCAGCACCAACACCGCCCCCACAGTTACCCCAGTCACGCAAACCCTCACCGATACTGCCGTTACAGATACCTTTACCGCTTTCACAGGTATCTTATTCGCTACAGACCCAGAGGGACAAACCCTCACCTACAATATTGCTGGCAGCAGCGCAGGTACTCAACCCAATACAGTTATCAAAACTGGAACCTATGGCATTTTAACCCTCGATACCAATACTGGAGCTTATACCTACAATCCCAATAACACCGCCATCAATGCTCTAATTGGTAATGCGGCTGATATCTTTACTATTTCTGCTACTGATTCTGAATCAGCTAGCAGTACAGCTGACTTTACTATCAACTTAGTCGGTGCTAATGACCGTCCTACTGCTACAGGGGAAAGCGTCACCACTAACGCCAACACTCCTGTGATTGTTAATTTAGCCGATAATCTTGCTGATATCGATCTTAATGGACTCACGGGTGCAACGCTGACGGTAACTGGAACTAGTAATGGTACCACCAGCATTAATCAAAATGACCAACTAGTGACGTTCACTCCTACAACGGGCTTTTCCGGCACCGCTTCCTTCACCTACACCGTTACCGATGCGGGTGGACTCACCTCCAATGAAGCCACTGTCTTGATTGACACGGGAATCAACCAAATTCCCAATGCGGTGGGTGGCAATGCCGCCATCTGGGGGAATAAAATCGTCTGGGATAACGGAGATGATATTTATCTCTACGACATTTCTACCGAAACCACAACCAACATCAGCAATAACGGCAGCGGAATAATTGACCGGATACCCAGCATTTCCGAGAATAATATCGTCTGGCAGCAGATCGTTGGCAGTTCGGATGGGGAAATTATTCGCTACGACATCACGACGGGAACCACAACCCAAATCACCAATAACAGCACAAATGAATTTTCCCCCAAGATTTCAGGGAATAAGGTTGTCTGGAGTGGATATATTAATCAAAACTATGGTCCAGTAATTTTTCTCCACGACATCACGACGGGAACCACAACCAATATCAACAATGACTTATTGAGCGACTATAACCCTGCTATTTCAGGGAATAATGTCGTCTGGGAAAGCATTGGTGTTGGTGACGACGATGATATTTTTCATTACAACATCCTAACGGGAACCACAACCCAAATCTCCGATAACCCTTGGGATGATTATCAACCCTCTATATCAGGGAATTATGCTGTCTGGGTCAGTAATGACACTTCTGACCGTGTTATCGGAGAAGCCATTGACGGAGAAATTTTTCTCCACAACTTTACGACGGGAACCACAACCAAAATCACCAATAACACCACAGGGGACTTTAACCCTTCTATCTCAGGGAATAATGTAGTCTGGGCAGGCTCTTCTGACGGCTCTAACTCTGTAATTTTTCACTACAACATCTTAACAGGAACCACAACCCAAATCATTAATAGCACCACTTCTTCCATAAGTAACCCCGCCATTTCAGGAAATAATCTTGTTTGGGAAGCTTATGACGGTTATAACTCAAAAATTCATTTCATTACTCTACCCACTACCACCAACTCTGCTCCCACGCTCACCTCAATCACTCAAACCCTCACTGATACTGCTTTTACAGACACTTTTGCTGCTCTTACAGGTAACTTAGCAGCCACAGACCCAGAAGGGCAAACCCTCACCTACAATATTGCTGGCAGCAGCGCAGGTACTCAACCCAATACAGTTATCAAAACTGGAACCTATGGCATTTTAACCCTCGATACCAATACTGGAGCTTATACCTACAATCCCAATAACACCGCCATCAATGCTCTAATTGGTAATGCGGCTGATATCTTTACTATTTCTGCTACTGATTCTGAATCAGCTAGCAGTACAGCTGACTTTACTATCAACTTAGTCGGTGCTAATGACCGTCCTACTGCTATAGGGGAAAGCGTCACCACTAACGCCAACACTCCTGTGATTGTTAATTTAGCCGATAATCTTGCTGATATCGATCTTAATGGACTCACGGGTGCAACGCTGACGGTAACTGGAACTAGTAATGGTACCACCAGCATTAATCAAAATGACCGACTGGTAACTTTTACCCCCACAACAGGCTTTTCTGGCAATGCTTCCTTCACTTACACGGTTACTGATGCGGGTGGACTCACTTCCAGTGCCGCTACCGTGTCGATTTTAGTGGAACAAGCGATCGCTGGTAACATCATTAACGGTACTGCTGCTAGGGATCGCCTTAACGGTACAATTGGTGCTGACATTATTTCCGGCTTCGATGGCAACGATAATATCGCTGCTCAGGAGGGTAACGATATAGTCTATGGTGGCAACGGCGGTGACATCATTGATGGAGAAGAAGGCAATGACACCCTTTATGGTGGGGCTGGCAATGACCGTATCGAAGGCAGCGACGACAACGATATCCTCTTTGGTGAGGCTGGCAATGATACCCTTTATGGTGATACAGGCAATGATACCCTCATAGGTGGTGCTGGTAGCGATCAACTCACAGGTGGAAATGGCAGCGATATTTTTGTACTGGTGAATGGGGCAGGCACTGATACCATTAGAGATTTTCGCTTAGCTCAAGGTGACAAGATTGGTTTAGCTGGTGGTTTGACTTTCAATGATTTATCTTTCTCTGGGAGTCAGATTCGTTTTGGTGCTGAGATTTTAGCGACTCTGACAGGCATTAATACTCCTACTCTGACTGCTACTAATTTTGTTTTGGTCTGA
- the dndD gene encoding DNA sulfur modification protein DndD, with protein MIFLELSLENFGPYLGKNIINLRPEIDGETRPIILFGGMNGGGKTTLMDAIRLTLYGNRAQCSTRGNLSYSEFLNQSVHRHTPPTENTRIELTFEHIQEDKPTIFKVVRYWTKEPKDGKDTLGILVYDDYLKEWWPDKALTNAWDEYIETLLPLGISNLFLFDGEQVKELAELETPPPLVVDAIRSLLGLELAERLSVDLDILVSRKRKEIAGAKELATLEKLETKFKDLIVERDNATQEQGSCQTQLEDKQKALRLAEEKFISEGGKIAGERNQLDQQQTELKEQANTTRQTMVELAAGVLPLALITPLLDQIQIQAESETQQQQAKIEKEALQKRSDRLLNYITKLDLKAKQIEQIKTFLDQEYQELEQAASSSEKPWLQADIEVIEQLENLLKYELKAKEEIGAEKIKQLKDIEKDIEFLERQLAIAASPEIYEQLQKNVRLAQKELAKAQAAKEMANRRVEESKRELEKTRKEIEQYSQEHIKLRNNQHIITSAAKVQNTLKLFKEKLTLKKLNKLEKEVTQCFCYLLHKTDLVHRVVIDTQTFSLFLYDTQGKAVPKHRLSAGEKQLLAISFLWGLARVSGRHLPVAIDTPLGRLDSSHRQNLIERYFPAASHQVILLSTDTEIGKTEVENLRKLEAIAREYLLKYDANERQTIVKDGYFW; from the coding sequence GTGATCTTCCTCGAACTTTCCTTAGAAAACTTTGGCCCTTACCTGGGAAAAAACATCATCAACTTACGCCCAGAAATTGACGGCGAAACTCGTCCAATTATCTTATTTGGTGGCATGAATGGCGGCGGAAAAACTACGCTGATGGATGCGATTCGCCTCACCCTTTATGGAAATCGCGCCCAATGTTCCACCAGGGGAAATTTAAGTTATAGCGAATTCCTAAATCAGTCAGTACACCGCCACACTCCACCCACAGAAAACACCCGTATTGAATTAACATTTGAACATATTCAAGAAGACAAACCCACAATTTTTAAAGTCGTCAGATATTGGACAAAAGAACCCAAAGACGGCAAAGATACATTAGGAATACTCGTTTACGATGATTATCTCAAAGAATGGTGGCCCGACAAAGCCTTAACAAACGCTTGGGATGAATATATCGAAACTCTCTTACCTTTAGGAATTTCCAACCTCTTCCTTTTCGATGGCGAACAAGTCAAAGAACTCGCAGAATTAGAAACACCACCGCCCTTAGTTGTGGATGCCATCCGTTCCCTTTTAGGCTTAGAATTAGCCGAACGCCTCTCAGTAGACTTAGATATATTAGTTAGCAGAAAACGCAAAGAAATCGCAGGCGCAAAAGAACTCGCCACCCTAGAAAAATTAGAAACCAAATTTAAAGATTTGATTGTCGAAAGAGACAACGCCACCCAAGAACAAGGAAGCTGTCAAACACAATTAGAAGATAAACAAAAAGCCCTGCGTTTAGCCGAAGAAAAATTCATCTCCGAAGGCGGAAAAATCGCCGGAGAACGCAATCAATTAGATCAACAACAAACCGAACTCAAAGAACAAGCCAACACCACTCGGCAAACAATGGTAGAATTAGCTGCCGGAGTATTACCATTAGCCTTAATAACTCCGCTGTTAGACCAAATCCAAATTCAAGCCGAAAGTGAAACCCAACAACAACAGGCAAAAATAGAAAAAGAAGCATTACAAAAGAGAAGCGATCGCCTCTTAAATTATATCACCAAACTCGACCTAAAAGCCAAACAAATCGAGCAAATAAAAACCTTCCTTGACCAAGAATACCAAGAACTAGAACAAGCCGCCAGCAGCAGTGAAAAACCTTGGTTACAAGCCGACATAGAAGTAATTGAACAACTAGAAAACCTGCTGAAATACGAACTAAAAGCCAAAGAAGAAATCGGCGCAGAAAAAATCAAACAACTCAAAGATATCGAGAAAGATATCGAATTTTTAGAAAGACAATTAGCGATCGCCGCCTCCCCCGAAATCTACGAACAACTGCAAAAAAATGTGCGTTTAGCCCAAAAAGAATTAGCCAAAGCCCAAGCCGCCAAAGAAATGGCAAATCGGCGCGTCGAAGAAAGCAAAAGAGAACTAGAAAAAACCCGCAAAGAAATCGAACAATACAGCCAAGAACACATCAAACTAAGAAACAATCAACACATCATTACATCTGCTGCAAAAGTACAAAACACCCTCAAACTATTCAAAGAAAAACTAACCCTAAAAAAACTCAACAAACTAGAAAAAGAAGTAACCCAATGCTTCTGTTACTTATTGCATAAAACCGACTTAGTGCATCGCGTCGTCATAGACACCCAAACCTTTAGCCTTTTCCTCTATGATACCCAAGGAAAAGCCGTACCCAAACATCGCTTATCTGCTGGAGAAAAACAACTATTAGCCATCTCATTTTTATGGGGATTAGCGAGAGTATCAGGGAGACATTTACCCGTTGCGATCGACACCCCATTAGGCAGATTAGACTCCTCCCATAGACAAAACTTAATCGAGAGATATTTTCCTGCTGCGAGTCATCAAGTAATATTGCTTTCAACAGATACAGAAATTGGGAAAACAGAAGTAGAGAACTTGAGAAAATTGGAAGCGATCGCACGAGAATACCTATTAAAATATGATGCAAATGAGCGCCAAACAATTGTAAAAGATGGATATTTTTGGTAA
- a CDS encoding calcium-binding protein, with the protein MPASEFGYYFLTPGDDYFPITSGLLANLPIGLVALEGNDFVIGSIDAEIINGNQGEDSIQGGGGADLVLGGKGRDQISGDYGNDQVNGNIGEDIVFGGSGDDIVRGGKDADLVSGEDGNDVVIGDFGIDVLAGGSGADLFALRTDITLADSNNLDIILDFDRFEGDYIGVTGGFTERDFNLVSLDIPISVITGIPGVSNIPGITPQTIRQTLIDLTGVDIDPNNDGIVTGTSIQFSNGVILGYAVNSSPFDISGSIIPIGDV; encoded by the coding sequence ATGCCAGCATCAGAATTTGGTTACTATTTTTTAACTCCAGGGGATGATTATTTTCCAATAACTTCAGGGTTGCTTGCCAATTTACCAATCGGATTAGTTGCTTTAGAGGGAAATGATTTTGTTATCGGTTCAATTGATGCCGAAATTATTAATGGGAATCAAGGGGAAGATAGTATTCAAGGTGGCGGAGGCGCTGATTTAGTATTAGGAGGAAAAGGCAGAGATCAAATTTCCGGCGATTATGGTAATGACCAAGTAAACGGAAATATTGGTGAAGATATAGTTTTTGGCGGCAGTGGAGATGATATTGTCCGAGGTGGTAAAGATGCAGATTTAGTATCTGGAGAAGATGGTAATGATGTGGTAATAGGAGACTTTGGTATAGATGTATTAGCAGGAGGAAGTGGTGCAGATTTATTTGCTTTACGAACTGATATCACTTTAGCCGATTCTAATAATTTGGATATTATCTTAGATTTTGACAGGTTTGAAGGTGATTATATCGGTGTCACAGGTGGATTTACAGAGCGAGATTTCAATTTAGTTAGCTTGGATATACCTATAAGTGTCATTACAGGTATTCCAGGTGTTTCTAATATTCCTGGTATTACTCCACAAACAATTAGACAAACTTTAATTGATTTGACTGGTGTAGATATCGATCCCAATAATGATGGTATTGTCACTGGCACTTCTATTCAATTTAGTAATGGTGTGATTCTCGGTTATGCAGTGAATTCTTCCCCATTTGATATTTCTGGATCGATTATTCCTATTGGTGATGTTTAA
- a CDS encoding GxxExxY protein, translating into MNTDEHRWKINDITEKIIGRAFQVSNGLGCGFLEKVYENALVHELRKLGLKVHPQYPIKVYYDGVIVGEFAADLLVENCILVELKAIKTLTDKEHAQCLNYIKATKLPLCLLINFGNPKVEIKRIAGNINPIHPQTT; encoded by the coding sequence ATGAACACAGATGAACACAGATGGAAGATAAATGATATTACTGAGAAGATAATAGGGCGTGCTTTTCAGGTATCAAACGGTTTGGGGTGTGGTTTTTTAGAGAAAGTGTATGAGAACGCCTTAGTACATGAATTACGTAAACTGGGTTTAAAAGTTCATCCCCAATACCCAATCAAGGTTTACTACGATGGAGTAATTGTAGGAGAATTCGCAGCCGACTTGCTAGTAGAGAACTGTATTTTAGTCGAACTCAAGGCAATTAAAACCCTTACAGACAAAGAACACGCCCAATGCCTAAACTACATAAAAGCCACCAAATTACCCTTATGCTTACTCATAAACTTCGGCAACCCCAAAGTAGAAATCAAACGCATCGCTGGAAACATTAACCCCATCCACCCACAGACAACCTAA
- the dndE gene encoding DNA sulfur modification protein DndE, with translation MEPPINTIKLSQTAKDQLLKLRRNTKIDQWNILCRWAFCRSLAEPSIPSPVPIPSDSNVELTWKVFGGEMSDILILALKQRCHKDKLGTDKETLAHQFRLHLHRGIGYLAGDPNIKKIEDLIAIATKK, from the coding sequence ATGGAACCCCCAATAAACACCATCAAACTATCCCAAACAGCCAAAGACCAACTACTAAAACTCCGCCGTAACACCAAAATAGACCAATGGAACATCCTTTGCCGTTGGGCATTTTGCCGTTCCCTAGCCGAACCCAGCATCCCCTCACCCGTGCCCATCCCCAGCGATAGCAACGTCGAACTCACCTGGAAAGTATTCGGCGGCGAAATGTCCGATATCCTCATCCTCGCCCTCAAACAACGCTGCCACAAAGACAAACTAGGAACAGACAAAGAAACCCTCGCCCACCAGTTCCGCCTCCACCTCCATCGCGGTATCGGCTACCTAGCAGGCGACCCCAATATTAAAAAGATAGAAGATTTAATAGCGATCGCCACTAAAAAGTAA
- a CDS encoding HEAT repeat domain-containing protein has product MMPSRLACVLFSFSFVSGATVASAVPPFSLDTIQVQNNPNPGDKSVPIDLLRSLGEIKPSPSPKPKANPAKSPKKSSKWPFFWIGSGVFLVIIAGGLLYILKHWEVPPEESETEISESETEESQSELTPEVVENYEFPVYEPANPVIEVQEIKPKETDKNGHAHHILTAAEEELKTVVKDHNLEVQETTRLPKINIVDELIKDLQNPDPTKRRKAIWELAQRGDSRAIQPLVNSLIDADSKQRCLILEAISQIGYRTLKPLQRGLVISLQDENAEVRKNAIRDVTRIYELMAQISQLLRHAVDDPDAEVQETAKWAMTQMNRMRGVSSVDNFHSFTNQGNSWDKPPN; this is encoded by the coding sequence ATGATGCCCTCACGTCTAGCTTGCGTTTTGTTCTCCTTCAGCTTTGTTTCTGGCGCTACAGTAGCGTCAGCAGTACCCCCATTTTCTTTAGACACTATCCAAGTTCAGAACAACCCTAATCCTGGGGATAAGTCGGTTCCGATCGATTTATTACGGAGTCTTGGCGAAATAAAGCCTTCTCCTAGTCCGAAACCAAAAGCTAATCCAGCCAAATCTCCCAAAAAATCGTCGAAGTGGCCTTTTTTTTGGATCGGTTCTGGGGTATTTTTGGTGATTATTGCTGGCGGGCTGCTTTACATCCTCAAACATTGGGAAGTTCCCCCAGAAGAATCGGAGACAGAAATTTCTGAATCGGAAACAGAGGAAAGTCAGTCAGAACTGACACCGGAAGTTGTGGAAAATTATGAATTTCCTGTCTATGAACCTGCTAATCCTGTAATTGAGGTTCAGGAAATCAAACCAAAAGAAACTGATAAAAATGGTCATGCTCATCATATATTAACTGCTGCTGAAGAAGAACTTAAAACAGTAGTTAAAGATCATAATTTAGAGGTGCAAGAAACTACTCGCTTGCCGAAAATTAATATTGTTGATGAGTTGATTAAAGATTTACAAAATCCTGACCCAACTAAGCGACGGAAGGCTATTTGGGAGTTAGCTCAAAGGGGTGATTCTCGCGCCATTCAACCTTTAGTTAATTCGTTAATTGATGCCGATTCTAAACAGCGTTGTTTGATTTTGGAAGCTATTTCTCAAATTGGTTATCGGACACTGAAACCTTTGCAACGTGGTTTGGTGATTTCTTTGCAAGATGAAAATGCAGAAGTGCGGAAAAATGCCATTCGTGATGTGACTCGGATTTATGAGTTAATGGCACAAATTAGTCAGTTGTTGCGTCATGCTGTTGACGATCCTGATGCGGAAGTTCAAGAAACTGCAAAATGGGCAATGACTCAAATGAATCGAATGCGTGGGGTTTCTAGTGTGGATAATTTTCACTCTTTTACTAATCAGGGAAATTCTTGGGATAAACCACCGAATTAA
- the dndC gene encoding DNA phosphorothioation system sulfurtransferase DndC encodes MVEAQQMSLFPPRTVAELVEDIERIKKEIQDLYCLDEMPFILGYSGGKDSGAVVQLVWYAIADLPPEKRKKKIYVITTDTLVENPIVSAWVKKSLEQMKSAAESQKLPIEPHLLYPDIKDTFWVNLIGKGYPSPRNRFRWCTERLKIQPSNRFVRDVVRLNGEVIIVLGTRKAESITRAASMEKHKAGRVNDHINTASIKSVLYHSPSLPNSLVYSPIQDWRTEEVWIYLNQWQNPWGISNKDLFTMYRGATADNECPLVIDSSTPSCGSSRFGCWVCTMVNQDKSMAAMIQNDEEKEWMLPLLEIRNELDVEDDFDRRDFRRIWGHVQLFERTTEDEQSSVEPIPGPYTKYWREHWLRRVLEAQTQIRKTAPAEMRDITLITEEELSEIRRIWLEEKHEFDDSLPRIYEEVTGEPFKDTRPGAERSLLGSDEWTVLEEICEDQMHLELMAKLLDTERQYYTKTRRTGIYDTIEKSFESSSRPKEEAIENAHYQRNLKNTVESLKVNAENIHQIRPVLNGETPEPNKKDEEQETTEDNKQGKQLSWADLKFKEMGG; translated from the coding sequence ATGGTAGAAGCACAACAGATGTCACTATTTCCACCACGCACAGTTGCCGAGTTGGTAGAAGATATAGAAAGAATAAAAAAAGAAATTCAAGACTTATATTGTTTAGATGAAATGCCCTTTATTTTAGGATATTCTGGAGGAAAAGACAGCGGAGCAGTAGTACAGCTTGTATGGTATGCTATTGCAGATTTACCACCTGAAAAACGCAAAAAAAAAATATACGTAATTACGACTGATACTTTAGTAGAAAATCCCATTGTTTCTGCTTGGGTGAAAAAATCTTTAGAGCAGATGAAATCTGCTGCTGAATCTCAAAAATTACCTATAGAGCCTCATTTACTTTATCCCGATATTAAAGATACTTTTTGGGTAAATTTAATAGGTAAAGGTTATCCGTCACCCCGTAATCGATTTCGGTGGTGTACTGAACGCCTAAAAATTCAACCTTCTAACAGATTTGTTCGTGATGTAGTAAGGCTAAATGGAGAAGTAATAATTGTTTTAGGTACTCGTAAGGCTGAAAGTATTACAAGAGCAGCCTCAATGGAAAAACATAAAGCAGGTCGAGTTAACGATCACATTAATACTGCTTCAATTAAATCAGTACTTTATCATAGCCCTAGCCTTCCTAATTCTCTGGTTTATAGTCCGATTCAGGATTGGCGTACTGAAGAAGTTTGGATTTATTTGAATCAATGGCAGAATCCTTGGGGAATCAGCAACAAAGATTTATTTACTATGTATCGAGGTGCAACAGCAGATAATGAATGCCCTTTAGTAATAGATTCTTCTACTCCCAGTTGTGGAAGTTCGCGTTTTGGCTGTTGGGTTTGCACAATGGTAAATCAAGATAAATCTATGGCGGCAATGATTCAAAATGATGAAGAGAAAGAATGGATGCTGCCTCTACTGGAAATTCGTAATGAATTAGACGTTGAAGATGATTTTGATAGGCGTGATTTCCGACGCATTTGGGGTCATGTTCAACTGTTTGAACGCACTACTGAAGATGAGCAAAGTTCAGTTGAACCAATTCCTGGCCCATACACTAAATATTGGCGGGAACATTGGTTAAGAAGAGTCCTCGAAGCACAAACCCAAATTCGCAAAACTGCCCCCGCAGAAATGCGCGACATCACCTTAATAACTGAGGAAGAACTCAGCGAAATTCGCCGCATCTGGCTAGAAGAAAAACACGAATTTGACGACAGCTTACCCCGCATCTATGAAGAAGTCACAGGCGAACCCTTCAAAGACACCCGCCCAGGCGCAGAAAGAAGCTTACTCGGAAGCGACGAATGGACAGTTTTAGAAGAAATATGTGAAGATCAAATGCACTTAGAACTGATGGCGAAACTATTAGATACCGAACGGCAATATTACACCAAAACTCGCCGTACCGGAATCTACGACACCATAGAAAAATCCTTCGAGAGTAGTTCTCGCCCCAAAGAAGAAGCAATAGAAAACGCCCACTACCAACGTAACTTAAAAAACACCGTCGAATCCCTCAAAGTAAATGCCGAAAACATACACCAAATCAGACCAGTATTAAACGGCGAAACCCCCGAACCTAACAAAAAAGACGAAGAACAAGAAACAACAGAAGACAACAAACAAGGCAAACAACTTTCTTGGGCAGACCTAAAATTTAAAGAGATGGGGGGATAG
- a CDS encoding response regulator: MSKFILIVDDEEDVRAIAQIGLEMGAGWSVVTASSGKEALVIAADQKPDVILLDMMMPDMDGRTTLQQLKANPTTQTIPVILVTAKAQNCCQEIFADMPVAAIFAKPFRPLKLADQIKQALGWVD; this comes from the coding sequence ATGAGCAAATTTATTCTGATTGTGGATGATGAAGAAGATGTAAGGGCGATCGCACAAATAGGACTAGAAATGGGTGCGGGCTGGAGTGTGGTGACAGCGAGTTCAGGAAAAGAAGCTTTAGTCATTGCTGCTGACCAAAAACCAGATGTAATTTTATTAGATATGATGATGCCAGATATGGATGGCAGAACTACATTACAACAATTAAAAGCTAATCCAACAACTCAAACAATTCCCGTTATTTTAGTTACTGCTAAAGCCCAAAATTGCTGTCAAGAAATTTTTGCTGATATGCCAGTAGCCGCTATTTTTGCTAAACCTTTTCGTCCTTTAAAATTAGCCGATCAAATTAAACAAGCACTTGGTTGGGTTGATTAA